One Xyrauchen texanus isolate HMW12.3.18 chromosome 44, RBS_HiC_50CHRs, whole genome shotgun sequence DNA segment encodes these proteins:
- the mier3a gene encoding mesoderm induction early response protein 3a → MAEVSLGSTSPVGSLSSEDHDFDLTADMLVHDYDDERTLEEEEMRDGASSGSSEIADLEKEGNMPLEELLALYRYEADDCGVGGSSADSSSVELTDELPDMTLDKEEIAKDLLSGDDEETQSSADDLTPSVTSHETNDFFPRTLRSNTVYDGDKESEGEDDGLNPEDSRKEIMVGSDYQAEIPALACYNDRENVYAEEDQLLWQPDMLPESEVKSFLQDVALSVEGQMEADGRCSLVKDNEQALYKLLKCHYNVQKALERYRGSEKSLKDEMLPWSEEECRNFEHALLLYEKNFHLIQKHKVNTRTVAECVAFYYMWKKSERFDFFVQQNRFGKKKFSSYPGVTDLMDRLVDEAEGLVDGSASVCSSSSGRIEPPTEQQLNILNSITASDLSTLTSTVASVCNPADVSCLDSYSFSPLDGLHRGTLSHEEPLNYSNNGDGGCLNLLETGFYHSDLGQINVCSEDCERPTAKRLKMGLSEQFINDVSVGNRNMGLDFESRTHHITSAKMAVSVTDFAGLPAGDADSFMTAHALHQHVALQSE, encoded by the exons GTATCCTTGGGAAGTACAAGCCCAG TTGGCTCTTTGTCATCGGAAGATCACGATTTTGACCTGACGGCAGACATGCTGGTGCACGATTACGATGACGAACGTACTTTAGAGGAGGAAGAAATGAGAGATGGAGCATCGAGCGGGAGCTCCGAAATCGCTGATCTGGAGAag GAGGGGAACATGCCGTTGGAAGAACTGCTGGCTTTGTACAGATATGAAGCTGACGACTGTGGAGTCGGAGGCTCGAGTGCAGACAGCTCGTCTGTAGAGCTGACCGATGAGCTGCCCGACATGACGTTAGATAAA GAGGAGATCGCTAAAGATCTGCTGTCTGGAGACGACGAAGAAACTCAGTCTTCTGCTGATGATCTTACACCGTCTGTGACGTCGCACGAAACAAACGATTTCTTCCCCAGAACTCTTCGAT CGAACACGGTTTACGATGGAGACAAAGAATCTGAGGGAGAGGATGATGGTTTGAACCCTGAAGACTCCCGCAAG GAAATCATGGTGGGGTCGGACTATCAAGCAGAAATTCCTGCGCTTGCCTGTTATAATGACCGTGAAAATG TGTATGCCGAGGAAGATCAGCTACTGTGGCAGCCGGACATGTTGCCCGAGTCTGAAGTCAAAAGCTTCTTGCAGGACGTTGCTCTGAGTGTGGAAGGACAGATGGAGGCAGATGGACGGTGTTCTCTCGTCAAAGACAACGAGCAG GCCTTATATAAGCTCTTGAAATGCCACTACAATGTCCAGAAAGCTCTTGAACGGTATCGCGGTAGTGAGAAATCTTTAAAAG ACGAGATGCTCCCGTGGTCTGAAGAAGAATGTCGAAATTTTGAGCACGCTCTTCTGTTGTACGAGAAGAATTTCCACCTCATCCAGAAACACAAA GTCAACACAAGGACGGTGGCCGAATGTGTCGCGTTTTACTACATGTGGAAGAAGTCTGAACGATTTGACTTTTTCGTCCAGCAAAACCGATTTGGAAAAAAGAAGTTCAGCAGTTATCCTGGTGTTAC TGATCTGATGGACCGGTTGGTGGATGAGGCCGAGGGTTTGGTCGATGGATCTGCATCAGTGTGTTCCAGTAGCAGCGGCAGAATAGAACCTCCAACCGAACAACAACTCAACATCTTGAACTCCATCACAGCCAGTGACCTCTCCA CATTGACAAGCACTGTGGCATCGGTGTGTAACCCAGCGGACGTGAGCTGTCTGGACTCCTACAGCTTCTCCCCTCTGGACGGGCTGCACCGCGGCACGCTGAGTCACGAGGAACCTCTCAATTATTCCAACAACGGAGACGGCGGCTGTCTGAACCTGCTCGAAACAGGTTTCTATCACTCAGACCTCGGCCAGATTAACGTGTGCAGCGAGGACTGCGAACGGCCCACGGCCAAACGGCTCAAGATGGGTCTGTCAGAACAGTTCATAAACGACGTGTCGGTCGGCAACAGAAACATGGGTTTGGACTTCGAGAGCCGCACGCACCACATCACGAGTGCAAAAATGGCGGTTTCGGTCACTGACTTTGCCGGTTTACCGGCCGGTGACGCTGACAGCTTCATGACCGCGCATGCACTACACCAGCACGTGGCGTTACAGTCCGAGTAA